GGGCGATCCGCATCGACTTGTGATAGAACTTTTTGCTGTTCAGGTGGAAGCGTCGCCGCTCATAGCGTTCCATGGTGAACGCCTTTACGACCTTGATTCCCTGCAGCGTTTCGTCGAGCGTGCTGTAGATCTGCGACATTTCCTCCATCGCCCGGCGATTGGCCCGCTTGAGCGCCTTGGACAAGGCGTTAATGCTCACGGCCGCCAGCGGCGCCAATAGCATCGACAAGAGCAATAGCTGCCAACTGATCCAGGCCGCTCCCGCCAGGCAGGCGATCATCTTCAGCGGCTCGCGCACGAACTTGCCGAACAGTTCGCGCAGCCCGTTGGCCAGACATTCGGTGTCGTAGGTGAACCGGCTCATCAGGTCGCTGGCCCCCTCGGCATTGAAATGCGCGAGGTCCATGCGGAGGGTGTGCCGGTAGAACGTCTTGGTGAGATCGAAAATTGCCAACTGCACGACCCGCGACACGAGTATCGAGTTGATGATCAACAGGATGCATTTCAGCAGCGTGCTAATCACCAGCAGGCCCGCCACGATCACCACGGTTTGAAAGGCGTCGCGCGGCAGGTAGGGGCCGATGATGTTTGCTTTCAGCCATTCGTTGCGCGCGAGCGCTCGCTCTTCGGCTGCGAGTTGTTGCTCGGCACGGCTTTTGTCGCGATGCAGCCCGGCTTCTTTGTCTCCCGGCTCGGCCTTCAGCTCGGCATCGCAGCGCGCGATCTCGGCTTCCAGGCTGGCGATGCGTTTGTTGGAAAGATCGATCGACCGGTCAGCCCATTCGTGCAGCGATTTGCCTTCCAAGGCGACGGCGATGAACGGATAGATGGTGCTGATGCTGCCGCCCCACAACACGGCCACGCCCAAGGCGCACACGACCGAGGCTGCAAACGTCCAGCGGTGCCGCAGCGTAAGGCGCAGCGCCCTGGCAAAGTTGTTCATCCCTGAACCCCCTGCACGTGAAGGAACCGATTGACCCGACAATCGCCACGGATCCGCACGAAGGGCCGATCCGAAAGCGGCAATTCAAGCCGCACCTTGTAGCAGAAGCGCAAAAACGGGCCAAGATCGCTTGCAGCAGCGTGCTAGCAGCAGCGCTTGCCGCCGTTGAAGGAGGGAAAAATGCGATCCGCAGTGTTCATGCCGCCCGAGCGGCACCCGAAGGCATGAACACTGCGGATGAATTTTGCCACTGCTTCACGCCGCGTCCGGCGCTAGCGTCCAAGAAGCTACGCCAGCCGTTTGATCCGCCCCACCAGCTCGTCATGGCCGAACGTCCGATCCAGCGGCACCAACAGATACGTCGCCAGGTCGCTGCAGCAATCGAGAATGATCTGCGTGTCGTTGGGCACGCCAAAGCCGTTCGCACACGGCTCATGCCCGTGGATCAAGATCGTGGCGTTGACCTTCTTGGCGAAGGCCTTGGCGTTCTCCGGGCGGTAATCGCGCCCCCACACCATGCGGAACACGTCGCCGTTCTCCTTCAGGTCGAGCGCTTCGAGCGGACGTTTCAAGATCGTCGCGTCGAAGCCGCGCAGCTCGACCTGCTCGGGCAGGCTATGACATACGAACACCCCGCCCGGCAGCCGTACCCCCAAAGGACAGCTGCGCAAGAATTCGACGTACGCCTCGCGCACTTTCTCGGTCGCCGCGCCGTACATCTCTTGCAAGCCCAGGCGGAACATCAGGTTCAACATCCGCTTGGCTTTGAGGATCGGGTAGTCGGTCAGCTCGGCCAGTTCATGGTTCGACATGATGAAATGCACGCGCTCGGGATAAGTGGCCTTCAGCTTGGCCACGTCTTCGAGCATGCCGTGCGACATGTCGCCGTTGTTGGTGGGGTAGGTCGGCCCACCGTGGCAGACTTCCTGCATAATCAGGTGCCGGCGCGGATTATGCTCGAGATCCGCGATGCGCTTGATGGCGTTGAAATTTCGCCGATTACCGTGCAAGTCGGCCGTGATCATCACGTCGTCGCCGACCTCGGCCGACAACACGACCACGTTGCCGTCGCGCGTGGGTGTTTCCAGGTTGGCTTTCGTCGCCCTCTTGTATGTGGCGATGATTCCTTCGATGTACTCGATGCTCGCGACCATGTATCACAGCATAACAAGAGGAGTCGGGACCGCGATAAACCTGCCCTGGAAATCGTGTCGCGGCGGAGGCTGCAAGCGCCGCAAAGAATCTGCCCCCCAATCAATCGCTCCCCGCGCCCCCGCGAGGCTTGCCGTCTGCGGGCGACATAGCAGCGATCCACTCCCGCACCAGCGCCAAACCCTCTTCGTGTACGAGCCGTTTGCCGAGCTCGGGCATCATGATCCCAGCATCGGTCGAACCGGTGCGAAATGCCAGAATCGACTCCTCGGGCTTGCCCGGCACGATGTCGTACGACAGTCCGCCCGAGCCGCGCCCGGCCGCCACCGGCGACTTCATGAAGCCCCAGGCCGTGGGATTCGTCTGCGAGGCCAGCAGGTCCAGGCCCGAATTCCTGGCCGGTCCGGCCGGATTGTGGCAGTGAGCGCAATTGATTTCCAGCCAGGCGCGGGCCCGCTCGTCGAGCGTGCCCGAGTGCGGATCATCCCACACGGCCAGCCGCGGGGCGGCGTCGGGAGCAGGTGCGCCGGTCAAGGCGCCCGTGCGCGTCCAATGGGCCAGTTGGTTCTCAGCGCCGTCGGCATACGCGAAGTCGCGGTTCAGGTGCCGCGCCTTGGGACCCAGCGGCGTCATCGTCTCGCCCTGCTTGTGGCACCCTTTGCACTGGTTGGCGTTGGGGATGATGTAGTTGTTCTTTCGCTCGCTGCCGTCGGTGTGAATCCAACTGACGTCGACCGTGCCGCCGGCCACGTCGAGTAGCGCCTCGGTCTGGTCGGCGTTCCAGATGTACGGCAAACCGACCCAACCTTCGGCGTCGTGCCGCAAGATGCGTGTCTCCAGCAGCCGCTCGCCCAGCTCGGGCTTGCGCATGTCGACCGGATAGGCGAACGTCTTGGCGATGATCGTGCCTACCGGGAAGTCGAACGACTCATTAGCGCTGTACTTGGCGCTGGTTCCCTTGGGCAGCTTGACGAAGCGATGCTTCGACGTGTAGTCGGAAAACAGCGGCGTGTTCAGATCGTAGGGAATGACTCCCTCGACCGGTTCTTGCGTGGCGCCGTTGCCCGTGAACAGCCCATACGCCGAAAGTTTTTCCGGCGCGGCTGGCACTTCTGGTGCGGGCGAAGCACGACCGCAGCCGCTTGCCAGCAGCGCCAGCCAACCGAGCAAAAGGCACACGCCGCTTCGCGCAGAGAACGAACAGAATCGGCACACGTTTGCGCTCACTTCACGCCGGCGATGGCGACGGGCTTCAGAGCCGTGAGCTCGCCTTCGTAATCCGTCAGCTCGCGGACAATGTTCGGCTTCTTGTTCGCCAGCACGTTCGCCGGGGTAAACGCACCGCCATCGAAATTCACGAAGCTGGCATCCCCGTTATTGCGGATGCGAATGCGCTTGTCCTCGGGCAGGTTGCCGTCGACCAGCTTCTTCTCGTCGCGCATACCGTCATACATGATATCCGGAAACGGCGTTCCCAGGATCTTGCCAAGGATGCCGCCCAGGTCGCCGCCCGGATTTTCGCCGTTCTTGGCGAACTTGTTGTCGTGGATGTAGACCGCCTCGCAGTAGGGATCGTACTTCTCGTCCTTGATCGGCTTCTGGTTGATCAGGTAGCTGACGACCAACAAGCCCGTGCTGTTGTTGTTCTCGACCGTGTTGCCGAAGAACTCCACCTGGTCGTTGGCCATCAGCATCATGCCGGTGCCGGGCGGAACGGTCGCCACGATATTTCCCTTGGGAGCGAAATTCTCGTGGTTGTTCCCCTCGACCTTGTTATCGAACACGCGGCAGCCGCGTCCGTCCTTCTTCGGCAGGTCGGGAAGCGAGAAGACCAGGATGCCGCCGGCATTGTCGGTGGCCACGTTTTCATAGACGTCGGCATTGATCGAGTTCTCGATCTCGATGCCGGCCACGTTCTTTTCGGCGCGATTGCGGCGGACGATGATGTTCTCGGACTGGCCCACGTAGATGCCCGCATCCGAAGCGCCGATCGCTACGGAATCTTCAATCAGCACGTCCTTGCAGAGCACGGGATACAAGCCGTAAGCGCCGTTGGTCTCCTTGGCGCCGCCGGTCCACTCAGCACGCACGCGACGGAAAGCGACGCGGGTCGTGTCCTGCACCTTGATGGCGTCCCCTTTGCAATCCTCGACGGCCAGATCCTCGATCAGCACGTCCTCGGGGCACTTGATACGTAGTCCTTCGCCGCCCGTGCCCTGCTGCTGCTTGGCGAAGCTGAGAATGGTCTTATCCGGCCCCTGACCGCGAATCGTGACGTGACTCACGTCCTCCAGCGACAGGGTGGCGTTGAAATCGAATTTGCCTTCGCCGAACTCGATGACCGACTGCGGCTTGGCGTTGATTAAAGCGGTTTGAGCGCGCTTCTGGGCGTCGGGTCCAACCTCGATGCGGGTGACGTTGTTGGCGGCCGGCTTCTTGGCGCTCGGCGCGTGGCTGCAGCCGGCGACGAGGGTAGTGGCAACCAGCAGGGTTGCGGCGGAAAACAGCGTTGCGCGCACGATAAGTCTCCTTAGCCGAAGCAGATTGCAAAAACCGAGGCGAGAATTCGACCCGGGCCCGCGACCGCCACTTGACGCGAGCTACCAGATCACGCGGCGCTGCCCCCCGGGACGCGTCGCCGCCTCATTATAGACATGGGGCCACGGTCCTAGAAAGGCGTTTGCTGGCAAGGCTCAACAGCGGAAATCCGCTCCGCCGCCCCCATTCAGCCGGCCGTGTTCGAGGCCGTGTCCCCGGTCTCCCAGCTTCGGACCTCGCCGGCACTCGCCGGATACGACGATCAGATGCTCCGGCCGGGCAAGAAGCCTCCGAAGCCGCGGCCTGCAGAGACTTTTCCGCCCGCAACAGGCCTGCGGATCGTGAGGATTTGCTCGATTTTGCCGCTCCTGCGGGCCGATAAGCCTGGGTAGACGGTCCTGCTGCCGACGCAGCAAGGGCCGAATCGCCAAACAATCTTGGCGGCGCCCCAGACAATCGAACGATTGCCGGTCCCGGCGGATGGCTCGCCCGCAGTGGCGAAGCAGAAGCCGTGGTCATCCGGGCCGTTCACTGCCGGGCGCCGCATTGAGAAATTTCCCGGGGGGGATTGCAGCTGCGGCCGATCAAAACCGATCGGTCGCACGCTGCTAACGGATCGCTGGAGAGGATCGCCGACCGCCGTCGACCGGGGGCGTTGGTGGTGATCCGAGCGAAAAAGGAATTTTGGCAAATGAAGAGGTTACTTTTGGCCGTCAGTCTGGCGGCGCTCGTCAGCTCGAGTTCCGGCTGCTGCTTGTTCGACCGGATCTTTGGCCACGGCGGCTGCGCAGCCTGCTGCGGTAAATGCGGACCGTATCCGGGCGGATGCTACCAGCAATACAACCCAGGCGGCACTTGCGGACCTGGCTGTGGGCCGGGGGCTTGCGGAGGAGGATGTGGTCCCGGCGGTTGCGGACCTGGCGATTGCTCGCCAGGGTGCGCTCGGGCCACGGGCAGTGGACCGTACGATGAGTCGGCTTTCGCCGGGCCGCCCTCGGGGGCCGTCACCTATCCGTACTACACGACGCGCGGCCCACGCGATTTCCTCGCGAGCAATCCGCGCGGTATCGGCCCGTAAGCGACCAAAGAGAATTAGTCGGGGGGACTAACGGGAGACACTCTGCCAGCGCTACGGCGCCGCGGAGTGTCTCCCTGTTTTTTGCGCGCCGCCGGTTCTGGCACACCTCAGGCAAGCCTCCACGGGAGTGCCACTGGTGGCTTGCCCACCAGTGTAATTACACCAGCCATGCCACGGGCAACGTGGCCATTGCATGCCGACGACTCGCACGGCATCGAGCGTACTTCCATCGAGAAGGCACTGGTGGACAAGCCACCAGTGGCACCCGTCGGACGGTCGCTATGTTTGCGGCACAATAGGCGAACCGCACGCTCACGCCCGCAGCCCGACGGAGCCGATCCCGAAAGGTTGACACAAGAGACGCGACTCTAATCCGAAAATCGCGACGCGATCAGCGTGATGTTCTGGCCCCCGAAGCCGAAGCTGTTCGACGCCGCCACGTCGCACCGCACCTCGCGCGCCTGGTTGGGCACGTAATCCAGATCGCATTCCGGATCAGGCGTTTCGTAGTTGATCGTGGGCGGCAACACGTTGTCGCGAATCGCCAATAGACACACGATCAGTTCCGTCGCGCCCGCGGCGGCGATCAAATGCCCCATCATGCTCTTGGTGCTGGACACCGGGATCTTAAAGGCCTGGTCCCCGAAGACGCGCTTGATGGCCAGCGATTCGACCTTGTCGTTCACCTCGGTGCTGGTGCCGTGGGCGTTGATGTAATCGACGTCGTCGAGATTCAATTGTGCGTCGCCCAAGGCCATTTGCAGGCACTTGGCTGCCCCGCGTCCCTCGGGATGGGTGTCGGTGATGCGATACGCATCGGCCGTCGAGCCGTAGCCGACGATCTCGCCGAAAATCGGCGCGCCGCGGCGACGGGCATGTTCCAATTCTTCCAGCACGAGCATGCCGGCCCCTTCGCCGAGCACGAATCCGTCACGATTCATGTCGAACGGGCGCGAGGCCTTGGTCGGCGCGTCGTTGTGCGTGCTCAGCGCCGTCAGCAGGTTAAAGCCGGTGACGCCGAAGGGATGAATCATGCTGTGCGTGCCGCCCGAGAGCATGGCATCGGCTTCGCCGCGGCGAATGATCTCGACCGCCTCGCCCACGGCCTGGCTACTGGCGGCGCAGGCGGTAAGGCAGTTCAAGTTGGGGCCTTGCGCGTCGAACAAGCTGGCCAGATGGCCGGCCGGCATGTTCGGCTCTTGCTCGAGCTCGGTGAGAGGATTGAGAATTTCGAGTCCCTTCTGGGTGAACTTGGAAATGTCGAGCGACTCGCCTTCGATGGCGCTGAGCATCATGCGCGTGAAGCGGTCGAAGTCTTGCTGCCCCTCGCCGCTGCCCAGGTAGACACCAAAACGCCCTGGGTCGATGTTCGAGTCGAGCAGGCCGGAAGCGGTCATGGCTTGCTTGGCGGCGCCCACGGCAAATTGCGTGTGCCGGCCCTGGTACTTCCAGCGCTCGGGGTCTTCGCCCACGGCGCCCACGTTCCAGTCGCGCACTTCGGCCGAGATCTTCGTCGGGAAGTTGCTGGCGTCGAACAGCGTGGTGCGGCCGATGCCCGATTCGCCGTGGCGCAGATTACGCCAGAGCGTGTCGACATCAGTCCCCAAGGGCGTGACGCATCCGATACCCGTGACTACCACTCTACGTCTCATGGCGTACGACTCCTGCGACGACGTTTCGCTACTATCCGTGTACGTCCGTCAGATGGCCATTCTGATTTTGGCGCAGCCGGGCCAGTCCGGGCGGCTCGATCGGCTGGCCGTCGGGGCCGGTGCCCACGTCGAACACACCCAGCAATTTGAGGGTGAAGACGAAATTCTTGGGCTCGAAGAATGATCGCTTGGGCCCATCGTCGGACAAGTGGGCAAAGACCAGATCGATCTCGGCCTGCAGCCGGTTGCCGACGTGGCTGGTGCCGGAAACCACGCCGCCATCCTCGCGGACATCTTGGAGCACCGCGGTATACGTGAGCGTGTCCCCCGGCACCGCCGGGAAATGAAACGTGGCCTTGGTGATCTTCGCCAGGATCACCTTCTTCTTGAATGCGAACTGCTCGCCGATCAACAGCCCGCCGGTCTGCGCCATTCCCTCGACGATCAAGGAATTGGGCATCATCGGCGCGCCGGGAAAATGATCGTGCAGATGGTCCTCGGCCAGGGAGATGTTCTTGATCGCGCGGGCCCGCTGGCCACTCTCGAACTCGATGAACTTGTCGATCCAAATCCAGCGCATGACGCATCACTCGCAATTGGCAGCCTAAGGCGCCCCTCGTCGGACGTGTCCGCGACCTCCCAGCGCGCGTCCGGCAACGGCCGCCCCAAAACCTCAGGCCGTAGCGGCCAGCTTCGACTCCACGAAGCGCACCATATCCTGCACGGTCAGTTGATTCACGAAGTTCTTCACGACCGGATTCTTGGCGAACTCGTCGAGATTCGCAAACGGCATCCGCTTCTTCAATTCCGTCAGACCCTCGTCCGTCAGTTTCCCCTGCTGCACGTACTGCGTGCTGGTGAGAATGTCTTCGGGGAACAACTCACCGCGAGGGATCTTGATATCGAAAGCCTTTTCCAGGCGGAACACGATATCCAGGAAGTCGATCGACTCGGCTCCCAGATCGCCGACCAGCGTCGCTTCGGGCGTGACTTCGTCTTCGTCCACGCCCAGCGCGTCGACCAGTGCGGTACGAATCTTGTTGAACAACTCGGCATTGTCACTCATGTTCACCTTCTCCCACACATTGCTGCAGCCGGGCTGTTGGCAAACGTTTCGCCATCGCGCCGCTGCATAGTTTCTGATTCATTGAAAGCATCCGCCGGTCAGCGGGCCTTGTTCCGTCACGGCGACTAATCGCCTTTTTCTGCACCACAGCAGTCACGGCCAGCTGTCCGCCGGCCAGGTTGCTATTTCTTCATTTCCTATCCATCGGCAAGCCAGCGAGACAGCGCTTGCCGGAGCTTTGCTACGAGGCACAGTCTGCGAGGCTTCGTTCAACCGCCGTTCGTTCAATAACTTCCCAGGCTTAACCCGCCGTCGACGCGCAGCACCTGCCCGGTGATATAGCTAGCGTCATCGCTAGCTAGGAATGCCACCACTTTGGCGATTTCGTCGGGCTGCCCGACGCGTCGCAACGGAATAAAGTTTTTCAGTTCGTCGCCGGCGAGGCCGCGAACGACTTCGCTCATGTCGGTTTCGATCATGCCGGGCGAAACCGCGTTGACGCGCACCTTGCGGGCGGCCAGCTCTTTGGCCAGGGTGCGTGTCAGGCCGTCGATGCCCCCTTTGCTAGCAGCGTAGTTCACCTGCCCCCGCGAGCCGAATTCGGCGGCCACGCTGGAAATATTGATGATGCTGCCGCGGCGCTGCGACATCATGGGGCGCACGACGGCGTGGCAGTAGTTGTAGGTACCGTTAAGATTCGTATCGATGACCTGGTGCCATTGCTGTGGATCCATGGTCGCGAACAAGCCGTCGCGAATGACGCCGGCCGAATTGACCAGGATGTCGATCCCTTTCCACGATTCGAGCAACTGGGCAACGACGGCATCGGCCCGCGCATTGTCGGCCACGTCCGCTTGCACCGCCCGCACCTCGTGCCCCTGGCCGGTCAACTCCGAGGCCAGCTCGTTGGCGGCTTGTTCTTGCGCGTGGTAAACAAAGGCCACCTTGGCACCTTCGGCAGCCAAGGCCCGAACGCAAGCGCGGCCAATACCGCGGCTGCCACCGGTCACCAGAGCTGTTCGAGATGCCAAACGCATAACGGATGCCACGGAAAAAGTACGGGGAACTCGGCTTGCCTCGATTCATTGCCGCGGGAATCGTGGGACGACTCCCAGCAGCCTAAGAAGCCGTCACGGGGGGTTGGTACAAAAGCGAGAAAAGCTCTCGCAGTTTCTGCTTCACCACGTCATCAGCGTCCGCTCGATCGGGACGTTCGTCGGCCAGGTTGTATCGCTCGAGTACCAGGCGTGCAGAAACCGTCAGACTGCCGTCCACCAGGCCGCTCGCCTTCAGACGCGTCAGGCGTTCGTCCTGATCCAGAATTTCAGCCGTGATCGTGAGGGTCTGCCCGGGCTGCAAGAAATTGGCGAACTTCACATTCCGCGCCTCGTGCAGCACGACCGTGCTGTGAGCGAAATCCTCGCTCGCCCGAATCAGCCACGCTCCGGTCTGCGTCATGGCTTCGAGCATCAAAACCCCGGGCATGACCGGAAACCCGGGGAAGTGATCGGCCAGATATTCCTCGGCCAGGGATAGGTTCTTGACCGCCGTGATCTTCTCACCCGGCGAGAGATCAACGATTCGATCGATCAGCGTAAAGCGCATAGAGACCACCGGCCGCGCGCCTGGTCTCCTACCGCTGCGCGCTAAGTTAGGGTTAATTTTCGGACTCGGTAGTATATAGCGATCCCCGCGACTTTCACAACCGCAAATAAAGCTGCCAAAGAGGAATAAAACCCTTTTCCTCGCAAGCATTTACAGCCACTCTCCGTGGTGCAGTCGCGCCCCTCGTCCGGCTCGGCGGCAGGGTCCGAAGGGGCGATTGTTGCTCGGCCTGCAATGACGTAACTCGCTGTACGGTCAGGGGAAATGGGAAGAATGCGCTGTATCGGATGAATGTCTGCCGAAGGCGAACTGCCGCCTTGGCAGCCCCCGACAAAACGCCCCGATGGGCCCCTCGTCCAAAGTATCGCTGCGGCAATGCCTAGCGTTCCGACTGCTCCTCGGTCGAACAACGCGGCACGGACTTTGCTTTTCGTTTCCGTCGGGCAGCACGCATGTCACAGAAGGCCGGTTCCGGCCAGTTGGCCGGTCGGCCACTCAACACCGTTTTTTGGAGGGTTACTCACATGGTTCGTTGGCGCACCAACGGCGGATTTCCTTTCTGGCAACTGCGCGGCGAGTTCGAGCGCGCGATGAGCGATTTTCTTACGCGGTCAGCCACCGCCAGCACCAGGTCGCAGGATCGCTTGTTCCCGGCGGTCAATGTTTGGGAGGAAGGGGATCAGTTATTTGCCGAGGCGGAATTGCCTGGCGTAAAGGGCGAGGATCTGGATGTCTCCGTAACCGGCGACGAGCTGACCTTGCGCGGTCGTCGATCCGTCACCAGCGGCGAAGGTCAGTCTTACCACCGCCGCGAGCGATCGGCCGGCGAGTTTTCGCGCACCCTGCACTTGCCCTATGAAGTCGATGCCAACGGCGTCGAGGCCACTCTGCGCGACGGCGTTCTGTTTCTCAAACTTCCGAAAGCAGCCTCGGCACGCCCACGCAAGATCGAGATCCGTTCCGGCGGAAACCAGTAGCACCGCGCGGCCAGCACAAACTGCAGAATCTTGGAACGCAAGCGCCGAACTGGCGCGTACAAGGAGAATAAAGCGATGACAACTGAAGCGACTTTGGAAAAGGAAACCAGCGACAGCGGTGTCGAAACGACGCGCAGCGGGCGATTCTACCGCCCGGCCGTGGACATTCTGGAGCTGCCCGAGGAACTGCTCGTCGTTGCCGACGTGCCGGGCGCGGTCAGCACGGAGATCGACATTCATTTCGAAGACGGCCAATTGACCGTGCGCGCGCCGGTGCATGGGCGGCAGCCGGAAACGCAGCGGTATTTGCTGCGGGAATACGGCGTGGGCGATTTCGTCCGTACCTTCCGCGTCAGCGAGCAGATCGACGCCGGCCGGATCGAGGCCGAGTACGCCGACGGCGTTCTCAAGCTTCATCTGCCGAAGGTCGAAGCCGTGAAGCCACGGAAGATCACCGTAAAGAGTTGAAAACTGTGGAATCGAAGAGCGACTTTTTCGAGTAGGCAACGGCGGGGCTCGAAACGAACCCGACGGTGCCAGGTTGATAAGCGGAAAGGAGCGTATGCCATGTCCCTGATACCTTGGAAACATAAGCGTGAAGAGAACGGTGGTTCGCGACTCGCGCCCGCCGATTCGTTCCGGCAAGAGGTCGATCGCCTGTTTAACTCGTTTTTCCGCGATCCCTTCGACATGGTCGAGACGGCGTTTGCCGGATTCACGGGCGGCGAATGGTCGCCGTCACTGGACGTCAGCGAAACCGACAACGAAGTGAATATCCGCGCCGAACTCCCGGGCGTTAAGCCTGAGGACCTCGACGTCACCGTGACCGGCGACAAGCTGGTGTTGGCGGGAGAGAAAAAGGAAACCAGCGAAACGAAGGACAAGAACTACTGGCACAGCGAGACGCGATATGGGTCGTTCCGGCGCCAGGTTCGCTTACCGGCCGAAGTCGACGCCGAGCACGTCGACGCGCATTTTGCCAACGGCGTCTTGGAAGTTCACCTGAAAAAGGCCCAGGCCG
Above is a genomic segment from Pirellulales bacterium containing:
- a CDS encoding metallophosphoesterase → MVASIEYIEGIIATYKRATKANLETPTRDGNVVVLSAEVGDDVMITADLHGNRRNFNAIKRIADLEHNPRRHLIMQEVCHGGPTYPTNNGDMSHGMLEDVAKLKATYPERVHFIMSNHELAELTDYPILKAKRMLNLMFRLGLQEMYGAATEKVREAYVEFLRSCPLGVRLPGGVFVCHSLPEQVELRGFDATILKRPLEALDLKENGDVFRMVWGRDYRPENAKAFAKKVNATILIHGHEPCANGFGVPNDTQIILDCCSDLATYLLVPLDRTFGHDELVGRIKRLA
- a CDS encoding SO2930 family diheme c-type cytochrome, whose protein sequence is MCLLLGWLALLASGCGRASPAPEVPAAPEKLSAYGLFTGNGATQEPVEGVIPYDLNTPLFSDYTSKHRFVKLPKGTSAKYSANESFDFPVGTIIAKTFAYPVDMRKPELGERLLETRILRHDAEGWVGLPYIWNADQTEALLDVAGGTVDVSWIHTDGSERKNNYIIPNANQCKGCHKQGETMTPLGPKARHLNRDFAYADGAENQLAHWTRTGALTGAPAPDAAPRLAVWDDPHSGTLDERARAWLEINCAHCHNPAGPARNSGLDLLASQTNPTAWGFMKSPVAAGRGSGGLSYDIVPGKPEESILAFRTGSTDAGIMMPELGKRLVHEEGLALVREWIAAMSPADGKPRGGAGSD
- a CDS encoding parallel beta-helix domain-containing protein, producing MRATLFSAATLLVATTLVAGCSHAPSAKKPAANNVTRIEVGPDAQKRAQTALINAKPQSVIEFGEGKFDFNATLSLEDVSHVTIRGQGPDKTILSFAKQQQGTGGEGLRIKCPEDVLIEDLAVEDCKGDAIKVQDTTRVAFRRVRAEWTGGAKETNGAYGLYPVLCKDVLIEDSVAIGASDAGIYVGQSENIIVRRNRAEKNVAGIEIENSINADVYENVATDNAGGILVFSLPDLPKKDGRGCRVFDNKVEGNNHENFAPKGNIVATVPPGTGMMLMANDQVEFFGNTVENNNSTGLLVVSYLINQKPIKDEKYDPYCEAVYIHDNKFAKNGENPGGDLGGILGKILGTPFPDIMYDGMRDEKKLVDGNLPEDKRIRIRNNGDASFVNFDGGAFTPANVLANKKPNIVRELTDYEGELTALKPVAIAGVK
- the fabF gene encoding beta-ketoacyl-ACP synthase II, with the translated sequence MRRRVVVTGIGCVTPLGTDVDTLWRNLRHGESGIGRTTLFDASNFPTKISAEVRDWNVGAVGEDPERWKYQGRHTQFAVGAAKQAMTASGLLDSNIDPGRFGVYLGSGEGQQDFDRFTRMMLSAIEGESLDISKFTQKGLEILNPLTELEQEPNMPAGHLASLFDAQGPNLNCLTACAASSQAVGEAVEIIRRGEADAMLSGGTHSMIHPFGVTGFNLLTALSTHNDAPTKASRPFDMNRDGFVLGEGAGMLVLEELEHARRRGAPIFGEIVGYGSTADAYRITDTHPEGRGAAKCLQMALGDAQLNLDDVDYINAHGTSTEVNDKVESLAIKRVFGDQAFKIPVSSTKSMMGHLIAAAGATELIVCLLAIRDNVLPPTINYETPDPECDLDYVPNQAREVRCDVAASNSFGFGGQNITLIASRFSD
- a CDS encoding 3-hydroxyacyl-ACP dehydratase FabZ family protein; amino-acid sequence: MRWIWIDKFIEFESGQRARAIKNISLAEDHLHDHFPGAPMMPNSLIVEGMAQTGGLLIGEQFAFKKKVILAKITKATFHFPAVPGDTLTYTAVLQDVREDGGVVSGTSHVGNRLQAEIDLVFAHLSDDGPKRSFFEPKNFVFTLKLLGVFDVGTGPDGQPIEPPGLARLRQNQNGHLTDVHG
- a CDS encoding acyl carrier protein produces the protein MSDNAELFNKIRTALVDALGVDEDEVTPEATLVGDLGAESIDFLDIVFRLEKAFDIKIPRGELFPEDILTSTQYVQQGKLTDEGLTELKKRMPFANLDEFAKNPVVKNFVNQLTVQDMVRFVESKLAATA
- the fabG gene encoding 3-oxoacyl-[acyl-carrier-protein] reductase, encoding MRLASRTALVTGGSRGIGRACVRALAAEGAKVAFVYHAQEQAANELASELTGQGHEVRAVQADVADNARADAVVAQLLESWKGIDILVNSAGVIRDGLFATMDPQQWHQVIDTNLNGTYNYCHAVVRPMMSQRRGSIINISSVAAEFGSRGQVNYAASKGGIDGLTRTLAKELAARKVRVNAVSPGMIETDMSEVVRGLAGDELKNFIPLRRVGQPDEIAKVVAFLASDDASYITGQVLRVDGGLSLGSY
- a CDS encoding 3-hydroxyacyl-ACP dehydratase FabZ family protein is translated as MRFTLIDRIVDLSPGEKITAVKNLSLAEEYLADHFPGFPVMPGVLMLEAMTQTGAWLIRASEDFAHSTVVLHEARNVKFANFLQPGQTLTITAEILDQDERLTRLKASGLVDGSLTVSARLVLERYNLADERPDRADADDVVKQKLRELFSLLYQPPVTAS
- a CDS encoding Hsp20/alpha crystallin family protein, coding for MVRWRTNGGFPFWQLRGEFERAMSDFLTRSATASTRSQDRLFPAVNVWEEGDQLFAEAELPGVKGEDLDVSVTGDELTLRGRRSVTSGEGQSYHRRERSAGEFSRTLHLPYEVDANGVEATLRDGVLFLKLPKAASARPRKIEIRSGGNQ
- a CDS encoding Hsp20/alpha crystallin family protein, with product MTTEATLEKETSDSGVETTRSGRFYRPAVDILELPEELLVVADVPGAVSTEIDIHFEDGQLTVRAPVHGRQPETQRYLLREYGVGDFVRTFRVSEQIDAGRIEAEYADGVLKLHLPKVEAVKPRKITVKS
- a CDS encoding Hsp20/alpha crystallin family protein — translated: MSLIPWKHKREENGGSRLAPADSFRQEVDRLFNSFFRDPFDMVETAFAGFTGGEWSPSLDVSETDNEVNIRAELPGVKPEDLDVTVTGDKLVLAGEKKETSETKDKNYWHSETRYGSFRRQVRLPAEVDAEHVDAHFANGVLEVHLKKAQAAHARRISVKTN